The window CGCGCGGGCTcctcggggccgcggggggccgcggggcgccaggCGCGGAGCCGCTCCTGCAGCAGCCGCAGCTCCTCGGCGAGGCCGGCCGGCGACGGGGCGAAGCGCCCGCGCTGCGGGGACAGACGGCGCCGGCTCGGCACGGACACCCGCAGATattccgcccccccccgccccatcccTGTGGGCTTCCCCCAAAACGCCCCCGGTTTAAACCAGCCGCCAGCTTTCCCGGCTCCTAACGACGGGGAGCGCTGAGACCCCGACGGGAGCCGCGTGGCCCCGAATGCCTGGTTTAACCAGGTGGCCCCCAAAAACGGCAGGATCGGGCTGGGGAAGAAACTTGCTTCCGATCACGGCGGCCATCCCCCTGGCATCGGGTCAGCGGCGACCCGAGCCcagccgtgcctcagtttcccccgctTTCACTGCCGGATGGagctgtgcctcggtttccctcccCTCTCCGACGGACGGATCCGATCCCGGGGATGCCGGGGATGCCGGTGCCGCCGTTACCTGGCCCTCGGGGACGGCGCGCAGGTAGCAGCGGCGCCAGAGGCGGatggcggggccggcggcgcaggGCAGCAGCggcccccgggggggcggcgcgggcagggggctgctgccggggccccgctccggctccggctccggctctccGAGGCTCTCCAGCGACGGGACCCAGCGCGGGAGCCGCTTGCTCCGCCAGGGGAAGGGCTGCGGCTGGGGCCACAGGGCGCCCTTGGCCAGCACCCACAcggcccccgcgccggcagcctggggggaaaaaggggggaaaaatgaaaaaaaacggGCAATTAGGGAAAGGttggggggggcaccggggggggggggcgtttaaTGGGCAGAGCTGCGATGGGCTCTGGGGATTGGGACACCTGGTTCCTGGCAGATCCCCCCACACTGAGACCTCCCAGCACTTGGATCCCCCGGCACTGGGATCCCCCTGGCACTGGGACCCCCCGGAACCAGGATTCCCCAGCACTAGGACCCTCCCTTGCACTGGGATCTCCCAGCACTGGGACACCCCGGAACTGGGACACCCTGGAAGTGGGATCCCCCCAGCACTGGAACCCCCCTCAGCCCTGGGATCCCCTTGTACTGGGATCCCCCAGCACTGGGACCCTCTGGGCACCGGGATCCCCTTGTGCCGGGATCCCCCAGCACTGGGACACCCCCCCCCGGCACTGGGATCCCCCCGACGCTGATCCCCGGCCCCTTCCCGGCTCTGCCGCCCCCCCGCCAAGCCCAGTCCGTCCCCGAGCCCCAACtcacgctgccgccgccgccgccgggctggggggccgtggggccgacGGGCGCCGAGCCGCCGCGAGGTCCCGCCGGGTTCCTGAACCGAGCCCGCTGCTGCCGGCTGTAGCGCAGCCGCCAGTCCCAGACGGTGGGCGGCCAgcgggatggggcgcccccccggcccccccctgCCACCGCCACCGGCTCCCGCCAGCCGCTCACCGGCGTGTAGGTCTGGCCGGAGGCTCGGTGCTGCGGGGGGAGAGCGCCGGCGTGAGCGGCGCCGCGggatggggaaaccgaggcacggcgccgccggcgggcccaggcgtcctgcaacccccccccaaccccccccccgctcacctgGCCCGTCCGGCCCTGCTGCCACTGGCAGTTGAAGAGGAAGGTGCTGAAGTACGGCACGAAGCTGCTGTCGTGCAGCGCCAGCAGGTAGCTCTCGGTGAACCCGAAGCAGGCGGGGAATTGCCGCACCAGCTGCCAGGTGCAAtccaggaaaagcaggaaaacgGGCGCCTGcggcacacacatgcacgtgcaccGGCATCTGCAGAGGCGCAGGTgggtcccggccccccccgcccccccggctctCACCTCGTCCCGGGGGCTGGGGCGGCCGAGCCCCAGGCGGCGGCCGAAGGGGTGTCCGGCGGCCACCCACTCCCTCTGCACCAGGCTCTGGAAGCCGGGCAGGGTGCGGGCGTGCGGATCCGCCAGCAGCTGCGCCAGGGAGGCCAGCAGGCAGTTGAGGTCGCGGTCGTCCGATtctggcgggcggcgggcggtgaGCGGCTCCGGCGGGTCGCCGAGCCGGTGCCACCCCCCCGATGCTGATGCCGATGCCGCCAGCGCGGCTTTACCTTGCAGCACGACGGAGCAGCGTCTCCCAGCCAGCAGGGAAACCACCTCGCTCGCCTTCCGCACGCAGGCCCTGGAGGGGAAGCGGGCCAATGCCACCGGCTCCCAAATCGCCCCGGGATGGATGCACCGCGGCGGCGGCTTCCCGCGGGGCCACCCGGCTCCTGCCGCCCCTTTTGCCCGGCTTTTCCGCGCCGCTCACCGCACGTGCTCCAGCCAGCGCGTCGCCTCCAGCGCCGAGAGCCACTTGTCGTCGGCCACCGGCGAGTCTGCAAGCGCGCGGGAAAACGGCCCGGGAgtccggcggccgcggcgggaaaCGGAGCCGGCGGTGCCAGCGGGGCCGGAGCCCCCCGttttccaacccccccccccccccccggccggctcTCACCGGGCAGGCAGAGCGCCCGCAGCTTGAGGTGGGCGAGCTGCAGCTCGGCCAGGCTGGGCAGCTCGGCGGCCGCCTCCACCAGCACGCACTGCCCGTGGCCCGCCAGCATCAGCGCCTCCaggcacctggggggggggaaacagccccacgggggggggggcggcgagtggggccgggtccccccccccttttttttattttccttttttttttccttttttttttggtgggggggggtctCACCTGACGTCTTCGCGCTGCGGGTCGGAGGCGCCGTGGAAGCCGGCGGCTCTCAGCAGGTCGCTGCCGCCCGGGTGGTGCCAGCAGAGGCGCTGCCGGGGCGAGACGGGGTGACGCGCCGAGACGCCCGCCcgcgtcccccgtgtcccccccccccaaccaccgccataacccccccccccccaaaaacctcaCGCCGCGGCACTCACGGGCACGCGCCTCTCCTCGAAGTGGGCGAAAGCCCGTTTGAGGTCCTTGTCCAGGAGCCGGCTGGGCACCCAGAGGTACTTGGGGAGGCTGCGGGTGGAGGCACGGCCATGGGGcaggcggcccccccccccccggcccccccggcccctctcGCACCGCTGAGCCCAaagcccttccccagccccccccccccatgcgaCTTTTCCCCTTGACCCTGTTTCAGACCGTGGGAAAATCAGATTAATTCCCAGCTTCCCCCTCCCCATCCACCCCCGTTTCTTATCCTGGGATGGAGATGGGAGATTTTCAGGTGCCGaaggtttgattttatttttccccccctccccgatcTCGGATGTCTCCGGGAACATCCCCAGCACCCGTCCCGGCCGGGCCGGCTCCCtcccggcgcggggagccggcgggcccaggcgtccgggcgggccgTTACCTGGTGGCCATGTCGAAGCGCTCGTTGACGGCGCTCACCCGCCAGCCCGCGGCGCCCTGGCGCTTCAGCTCCTTCTCCCAGTCGCGGAGGCTCTCAAAGAGCAGCGTggggccttcctcctcctcctcctcctcctcatcttcatccTCATCCTCCTCGTCGTCGTCGTCATCCTCCAGCGCGGTTTCTGCAGGCCCCGGCAGAGCCCGGCTCAGCACGGGGCAGGACCGGGACCCCCCCTCTCCCCGGCTCGCCGGTCGTCCCCGCGTCACTCACCCGCGTCCCCCGGCCACGCGGCCGCCTCGCGAGCCTGGGCGATGGCGGTGGCTACCTGCAGGAGAGCAGCGAGGGGCAGGCGCCGgcgtcccgtccccgtcccccccccccaaaaaacccgtaccccgcgccggggggggcccgggggctcACCCGAAAGGCCTGGGGCTGCAGCCCGCTCTCGTGGAAGAGGAAGCGGAGCACGCGGAAATCCCGGCAGTGCACCGCCAGCTCCTCGGGGACGAACTTGAGGCTGGAGGCGGCCGTCAGCACCTTGGGCTTGGCGAAGCTGCTCGCTGCGGCGGGGGGGTGACACGCGGCGGGGTTGGTGGCCGAGGATGgcacccggcgccgccgcgctctcgcggtccgtccgtccccccccctcccgcctgcATCCATGTGCCTGTGGGAGCAGGagccctgcgccccccccccgggctgagACCTGCCCCACTCATCGCACCCGCCGCGGCGAGCCGGGGCGCCCGGTACCTGCCACCAGCTTGCGGATGCAGGGCAGCGCCACGTCGTACTCGCTGTGCAGGAAGGTCCGGGAGCTGGGAGCCTGCAGcgggagaaggggggagagctgagAGCCGCCTCAGCCCCCTCCCGGGAAAGGGCAGCAGGGCCGGATGCGGGGCCTGATGCCTGCTCCCAGCGGTGCGTCCCGCAGCAAGGAGTTCCCTGGGAGAACGGGATGTGGCGGGTTTGGGGATGGGGCCAGAAGGGGGATGGGGGTGGGATTTgactgggatggggatgggaatggggataGGGATGGGGATGAGCTGGGGCCAAGAtgaggatgggatggggatgggctgAGGCTGGGATTAGGCCAggatggggctgggctggggatgAGGATGGGATGGGGCTGGGATGGGGATGGGCTGGGCCTGGGATTAGGCCAGGATGGGGCTGGGATGGGGATGAGgccgggatggggatgggatggggctgggatggggatgggctggggctgggatgaggccaggatggggctgggatggggctgggatGGGGATGGGCTGGGGCTGGGATTAGGCCAGGATGGGGCTGGGATTGGGCCGGGATGGGGATGGGCTGGGGCTGGGATTAGGCCAGGATGGCGATGGGATTGGGCCGGGATGGCAGTGGGATGGTGACGGGGCCAAGACGGGGTCAAGATGGGGACGGGattgggatggggatgggatgggaacgGGGCTGGGGCTAGgaaggggctgggctggggctgggattGGGCTGGCAGGGGGGGTGGGACgaggctggggccggggctgagcCGGGATCGGGCTGggatggggaaaggggaaggggttgggatttggggggaaggggggggggccggggccgcccctcaCCTGGGCGCCGAGCGCGGGCACGAAGGCGACGCGCAGGTTGGTGCAGTACAAGGTGCCGcgcacggagccgccgccgccgccgccgcggtgccgcaCGGCCGCCGCCTCCGCCAGGACGCGCTCGCCTGCACCGGGCAGCGGCAGCGTGTGGggccgggacgggggggggggggaaaaggggggaccggggcccgcgccgccgccccctcccctcccccgccccgccgtACCGGGCACGCGGCGGAAGGCCGCGCCGCTCATGTCGCAGGACTTTGGCCCGCCGGGctggacggcggcggcggcggagcggcggcggctcccggcggggcggagcggagcggagcgcaacgggcgccgcgcccgccccgggctcctccgccgccgccgccgccccgcagccccgcagcgcgctcggccccggggcaccgcggcggctcggcggcggccgcACGGGGGAGGCGCAGCGCCGCGGGAGGCACGTACAGCGCCGGGCACCCCGGGGGGACGTACAGCACCGTGCACCAAACAGGGGACGTACAGCGCCGTGCACCCCGCAAGGGATTTACAGCACCGTGCACCGGACAGGCGACATACACGCCGTGCACCCCCCCGAGGGCTGTACAGCAGCGTATGGAGCACGTACAGCgccgtgcaccccccccccccggggtgggggAGCCAGGACGCCCGGGTCCTTTGCAGCTTTTGGCGTGGGGCGAGCGGAGCCGGACAGCCGGGTGCTCGTCCCCAGCGAGGcggctccgtgcctcagtttccccttccgCGCCGTCGCAGGGCCCcgcagcacgggggggggggacaccggactcctgggcccccggCACGGCCTCGGCTCCAGCCTCGGTTCACCTCGCGCCCTTCCTCAgggttttcccccctctttttggGGTGGCGGGAGGCGAGTGTGAGCCCGGGCGGGGGCACGGGGtggccgccaccgccaccgccgctccGTGACTCATCGCTGAGGCATCGCCTTCTCCTCCCaggcccggaaaaagcggcgccggggccgagccAGCGCTGCCCTggcctcccgcccgccccggcgcccagGAGTCCCGAGCTCCCGGCGCCGCAGGTGCATCGCTGCACGGGGCGACGCCGCACCCCGAAACCCCATTTTTCCTCCCCAAACCTGATGCCCTCCCGCTCCCCGGAGGCGCGTTTGGGGCCCATTTGCCTCCAGGTTTCAGGGACCCCCAAATCTCATGTTGGGGCtgtgaacccccccccccccccccgtttcccCGGCAAAGGAGATGCAGGACGCGGGCGGCCGAACGGTGCCGGCAAAAGCAGCATCCGAAAGCGAGGGATGA of the Apteryx mantelli isolate bAptMan1 chromosome 31, bAptMan1.hap1, whole genome shotgun sequence genome contains:
- the MTMR11 gene encoding myotubularin-related protein 11, with the translated sequence MSGAAFRRVPGERVLAEAAAVRHRGGGGGGSVRGTLYCTNLRVAFVPALGAQAPSSRTFLHSEYDVALPCIRKLVAASSFAKPKVLTAASSLKFVPEELAVHCRDFRVLRFLFHESGLQPQAFRVATAIAQAREAAAWPGDAETALEDDDDDEEDEDEDEEEEEEEEGPTLLFESLRDWEKELKRQGAAGWRVSAVNERFDMATSLPKYLWVPSRLLDKDLKRAFAHFEERRVPRLCWHHPGGSDLLRAAGFHGASDPQREDVRCLEALMLAGHGQCVLVEAAAELPSLAELQLAHLKLRALCLPDSPVADDKWLSALEATRWLEHVRACVRKASEVVSLLAGRRCSVVLQESDDRDLNCLLASLAQLLADPHARTLPGFQSLVQREWVAAGHPFGRRLGLGRPSPRDEAPVFLLFLDCTWQLVRQFPACFGFTESYLLALHDSSFVPYFSTFLFNCQWQQGRTGQHRASGQTYTPVSGWREPVAVAGGGRGGAPSRWPPTVWDWRLRYSRQQRARFRNPAGPRGGSAPVGPTAPQPGGGGGSAAGAGAVWVLAKGALWPQPQPFPWRSKRLPRWVPSLESLGEPEPEPERGPGSSPLPAPPPRGPLLPCAAGPAIRLWRRCYLRAVPEGQRGRFAPSPAGLAEELRLLQERLRAWRPAAPRGPEEPAR